Part of the Odocoileus virginianus isolate 20LAN1187 ecotype Illinois chromosome 27, Ovbor_1.2, whole genome shotgun sequence genome is shown below.
TTGGTGGTGTGGGCTCCTACCTCTACAAACCTCCCATTCCCACACCTGCCAGCACCACTCACCTTAGCCCCAGCAGCTTCAGCCCCCCCAGGCCCAGGACTGGCCTCCCTCAGGGCAAGAAAAGTAAGTGAGATTGAGCCCCAGACAAGGAACCCCTCCTGACCCTTCCCCAGAATGGAACAGGAGGTGGGACCAGGTGGCAGTACCCCACCTAGTCCTCCGCTTCCACTTCACATGCCTACAACCTTGTTCATGGCAAAGTCTTCTCCTTGGCTCCTTTTCTGATATTTCCTCATGTCAGCTGCTGAGTAAGAGGTAAATTGGGCAGATGGCATTATCacccccactttacaggtgaggaaactgtggtCTGTAGAGGGCAAGTGAACTTGTGCAGTCACACAGCTAATCAGAGGCAAAGCTGGCCTAGAACTCAGGCCTCTCCCAGGTCAGGGCCATGGAAGGAATAACCTAGTGTGAGGGGTCACTGAGATGGGCCAGCCCCtcacattctttcatttttctccctccCTGTTTCTTCATCCCCTGAGTGGACAGTGACACTGTGCTCCCCAACACCTGACACCCCTGCCCTGGCCAGCTCCTGTATCAGCTCAGGTTTCCTGAGGATTGGGTTGCTGACAGAGTTGGACTGGTGGGCACCTGAGCCCCTGGAAGGATGAGAAGGAAGCAGGAGGTCCCTCCTGCAGacagggatggggcaggagatggagtCAGAGGGGACTCAGCTCTGCCTGAGAAAAGCAGGCTCATGTCCATGTGGGTGGGAGGCTGTGGGATGAGCCTGGCTTTTGGAAGAGGACAGTGCCACATATACAAGCCAGGGCTGATGGGCCCTGATTAGGCCTGGTTCCCATCTTAGCCCTAGCCGGGGGCCTCTTCCTCTTAAAGGCCCTCCCCACATGAAGACATTCACTGGGGAGACCTCATTGTGCCCGGGCTGTGAGGAACCTGTCTATTTTGGTAAGTGACAACAGAAGGCTAACGGAGGGAGGTGGTGCCAGGCAAGTGGGTCTCCCTGCTCTGTCCCTGGAACTACCACCTCTCCTCTACCAGCTGAGACGGTGATGTCTTTGGGCAGAAATTGGCACCGACCCTGCCTGAGGTGCCAGCGGTGCCGGAAGACCCTGACTGCTGGAAGTCACGCTGAGGtgagcagggcaggggtgggtgtaACTatgctgggagggaggctggaaAAGAGCCAAGCTGAGacgtctctctttctctctgtgtcccaGCATGACGGCGCCCCCTACTGCCACATTCCCTGCTATGGCTACCTGTTTGGCCCCAAAGGTGGGCAGCCCCACCCCAGATGCTGGGCCTGGGGTGGGTCTGTGTGGACAATTTCCCCTGTGGTCAAACACACTGCAGGCCCCTCCCAGTTCCCTCCAGCCTTCAGCCCAGCGACCCCCAACCCCAAGGCCCTTGGTGATGGGGTTCTCTCCTTCAGGTGTGAACATTGGTGATGTGGGCTGCTACATCTATGACCCCGTGGAGATAAAATCTAAATGAAATACTCACAGGAGAGGTCACACTAACCCAGGTCGTCCATCAACCCCTCTGTGGTCCAGTGGAAGCTACAGAGTTTTCTAGTCCCATGAGAGTGGGAGAAGGTGGGATTCTGGCGGCCTGGGCCTAGGCTCCATGGTAGACCAGAGTCTACACTTTCTCTGCCAACTCCTCCCTCTCCCATTCCTATCTGGTCAGGGGACACAGGCCCACCTGTGTCCTACCTGAAGGGTAGCCTCTTGGTCTTTCCAATCCCTTGACCCAGAAAATTCTGTAACTTCAAGGTACTCATAaaacttgtgtttatttttgcttctccaATAAAATGTTGGCTCCCATGCCTTCAATTCTTCTTTAGACACGAGGCCTAGACAGTGGGTTGCAGGGTGGGGAGTGTAGGGGTGAGGAGGTGCATTAACCTGCAGAGTGCCTGGGAGGTAGCAAAGTCAGCCACAGGAACAAAGAGCTCTGTTCTCCTGCTTCCCTGGCTCTGGCACTGGGCAGGCCCAGCCCCACACAGTGGACAGGATGCCCACCAGCCCTACTGGTACCAGAAGTATCACAGGACAGTTATTTCTTTAGCACCATTTCTAGAAGCACCTTAGCATCTCATTTGAGCATGAGAGGAGATAGATACTGTGGTGAGGTCTGCTAAGAGGCTTCATTATCCATTTGAGAGATGACCAGAaagacccagagagggaaagtcacaagcccaaggtcacccagagaTCAGTAACAAAGCTGGGACCAGAACCCAGGGCCAGACTCAGTGGCTTCTCATCCAGGGCTTATCCCACAGCTCCAGGGGCACCTCTATTTACAAAATCCTCCCAGCCATGAGAGGGGTGCCAGACTTCTCAGCAGCCCACTGTATTCTGAGAAGCTGCTGTGTTACTAGAGGCCAAATAGTCAGGCTGGATGAGAACAAAGAGAGCAACTGCAGCCCCAGGCAGGGGGTTCGCTGCCCCCGCCCTAGTTCCAGGGTCTGCCCTTCTGTTTTCTCAGCCCCTGCTGCAGAACTTCTGTAGAGGGCCTGCCCTTGATACCACTCAGTCCTGGACCTGCTTCATGGGCATCTCTTCCTCCTGAAGACTGGATGGGGCACTGGGGAGGAAGGAGTCATGAGCAATGGTGGGCTTCAGCCTCTCAGCCAACCACCCCAGCCTGCCCCTGAGGGCTGGTCTAGGGCTTCCCCCAGCTCTTGACATGCAAACACATGCACTCCCACAAGTGACTCCCACACATGCCTGACACATCCCTGACATGTAGGCATACCTGAGTGTGTGTACACATCCTCTTCttcctggacacacacacaggtatggACTCATGGATACTTTTATACACACCTCAGGTCATGCTCCCATGCACACTCGCATACATGACCAGATACACATGTGCTGACGTGGCTCCCGCTCTGAATCTTATCTAAGATGTCAGGTACCTGGGCACCCATACCCACATGCACGTGCTCACACAGACACAGTCCTGTGCACACACCTCTTCCTCTCCACATCTTGGATGGTCTCTGGCAACTGTGCCTGCTTTGTCTCTGGTAGCAGGAGGGCAGTGCAGGCAGCCAGCAGGGCGATCCCCCCATAAGCGAGCTTGGGCAGTGACAGCCATAGTCCGTCCAGCAAGGCTGCCAGTGGGGCCAAAGACCCCCCTAGCCGGCCCACCAGTGCAGTCAGCCCCATCCCCGTCTGTCTGTTTagagagagggcagaggagagggctGGTACTTGAAATTACTTGCAGTCATGCCTCATGGGGCTCCCCTTCTGGGCTGGCAGGCCCTGGTGCCCCCTTCTCCCCAGACAGCTAAGAAAACTGGGGCTTCTTTCAGGTGGTCTTCCCACCCACTCCCAAGCCCAGGGGCCCCCAAGCGAGCACCCACAGGAGGATGGGCCCCCGTTCTGATAGTAGCAATCAGGTAgtgcagaagggaaaaaaagaagtcattaGAAAGAGGATGGGGAGAGGGTGGTGTGAAAGGAAGAGGTCAGCAGCTGGAATAGACTCTGCCGTGCAAGAGGAGACAGAGGGCTTTCTCAACATGCCCAGCTGTCTGCCCATCTCCTCTCCACCTGTCAATAGCTACCTGAAAGAACCTTATGTCCAGAGACAACCCCCCAAGGGCAGCTCTGCTCGGGCTGTGGTGAATAGGATGGGATGAGTTGGACAGATGCGGCCTTTTGcgactgttttcttttaaaggacCCCCAGAGAAGTTGTCTGACTTTGCTCAGGGTCACTTAGTAAAGATTAAATGCCCCACCTCTTCCCAGATTTAGGCAAACCAGACGGCCCAGATTAGGTCTGTAAGGGATGGATGACAGCGACCGGGGTACGGTATACGTGTCTAGGATGTTAGAGATGTGACTAACAAGCCCTCCCTCCAGGTGGCTTGCCTGGGACCCCTCACCTGAGCACGGTAGGGTACAACTCTGACGTGAACAGGTAGGCAGTGGTAAAGGCAGCTTCAGAAAAAGCTTTCCCCATCACCGCCAAGGCGGTGCTCCAGGACTTCATCTCTGGAGGAAAAGGGGTTCAGGCAGTGAGCAGGCCTTGCCGGATAACCGAGGTTCTCCAGGCTAGGAGGTGCAGTCTCGGGAGAGGGCGGGACTTAACTGGCCTGAGTCGGGGCTTCCGGGATGGGGTGGGGCGGCTAGGGGGCGGGGCCTACGGGAATGGGCGGGGCTCACCGGGGGACACCAGTAGCCTGAAGCCCAAAGCGAGCGCGGCACCAAGCAGCGTTCCCGCCATCGTGAGGCGGCGTCCCGCGTGGCGCACCGACAGATAGACCAGCAGCTTGGAGGGCAGTTCCACGGCCCCGAACACTAGCTGCGTCAGGTACACGTTCAGGCCCAGTCCCGACACGTCCAGGCTCACGCCGTAGTAAGAGAAGTTCACTCCAAACCTGAGGGGGTCACGATGCCGCTCAG
Proteins encoded:
- the CRIP3 gene encoding cysteine-rich protein 3 isoform X2, translated to MSWTCPRCQQPVFFAEKVSSLGKNWHPFCLKCEHCHSVLSPGGHAEHNGRPYCHKPCYGALFGPRGVNIGGVGSYLYKPPIPTPASTTHLSPSSFSPPRPRTGLPQGKKTETVMSLGRNWHRPCLRCQRCRKTLTAGSHAEHDGAPYCHIPCYGYLFGPKGVNIGDVGCYIYDPVEIKSK
- the CRIP3 gene encoding cysteine-rich protein 3 isoform X1, with the protein product MSWTCPRCQQPVFFAEKVSSLGKNWHPFCLKCEHCHSVLSPGGHAEHNGRPYCHKPCYGALFGPRGVNIGGVGSYLYKPPIPTPASTTHLSPSSFSPPRPRTGLPQGKKSPPHMKTFTGETSLCPGCEEPVYFAETVMSLGRNWHRPCLRCQRCRKTLTAGSHAEHDGAPYCHIPCYGYLFGPKGVNIGDVGCYIYDPVEIKSK
- the CRIP3 gene encoding cysteine-rich protein 3 isoform X3 translates to MSWTCPRCQQPVFFAEKVSSLGKNWHPFCLKCEHCHSVLSPGGHAEHNGRPYCHKPCYGALFGPRGVNIGGVGSYLYKPPIPTPASTTHLSPSSFSPPRPRTGLPQGKKSPPHMKTFTGETSLCPGCEEPVYFAETVMSLGRNWHRPCLRCQRCRKTLTAGSHAEV